The nucleotide sequence GACGAAGTTGATCGCACCGGCCATGGCCTGTGGACTTTACGCCGAACCCCCCGTCGCGGCGAGGTCGTGCTCCGCGGGATAGGCATGAATCAGTGCCGTCGTGAGTTTGGGAACGACATGCGTGAGTTCGTGCTCGGCGGTATGGGCGATGCGGTGCGCCTGCACCAGGTTCAGTGCGGGATCGACGTCGAGTTCGGCGTCGGCATGCAGCCGGTGCCCGATCCAGCGCATCCGGACACTGCGCACCGCTTGCACTCCCGGTTGGGCGGCCAAGGCCTGTTCGGCGGCGTCGACCATCGTCGGGTCCACTCCGTCGAGGAGCCGCCGAAACACGTCGCGCACCGCGGTGCGCAGCACGGCCAGGATCGCCGCCGTGATGACCAGGCCGATGATCGGGTCGGCGAGCGGGAACCCAAGTGCGACACCGCCGGCGGCCAACACCACGGCCAGCGAGGTGAGCCCGTCGGTGCGGGCATGCACTCCGTCGGCGATCAGGGCGGCCGAGCCGATGCGCCGCCCAACCCTGATCCGGTAGACCGCGACCCACTCGTTGCCGACGAACCCGATCAACCCGGCCAGCGCGACCCAGCCGACGTGTGCCACCGGTTCCGGATTGGTCAGCCGCATGATCGCTTCGTATCCCGCCACGATCGCCGAGAGCGCGATCATCGCGATGACGAACAACCCGGCCAGATCCTCGGCTCGACCCAGCCCGTAGGTGTATCGCCGCGTGGCGGCCTTGGTGCCCAGCGCGAAAGCGATCCACAACGGCACCGCGGTCAGGGCGTCGGAGAAGTTGTGGATGGTGTCGGCGGCCAAGGCCACCGACCCGGTGGCCACCACCACCGCGATCTGGGCGATCGAGGTCAATCCGAGGACCAGCAGGCTGATCTTGACCGCACGGATCCCGGCGGCGCTGGATTCCAGAGCATCGTCGACACGGTCGGCCGCGTCGTGGGAATGGGGAGTCACGATCTCTTTGATCGCCCCGCGCAGGCCGTGCGAATGCGCACGAGGGCCGCCCTGCTGGACGGGGGTCCGACAACTATCTGCATGCATACGCAGATAATAAGTCATGGGGTCGCCGAATCGCCAACGCGAGGTCGCCTACCATCAGCGCATGCGCGGCTCCAAGATCCTCATCACCGGTCCGACCGGCCAAGTTGCCACCCCGATCGCTAAGGCCCTCGCTGCCGAGAACGAGGTCTGGGGCATCGCCCGTTTCACCAACCCCGCGGTCCGCGAGGATCTTGAGAAGGCCGGGGTGCGGTGCCAGACCGTGAATTTGGCCGCGGGGGACTTCACCGAGATCCCATCCGACTTCGACTACGTGCTCAACCTGGCGGTCGCCAAGAGCGGTAGCTGGGACAAGGACCTCGGGGCCAATGCGGAGTCGGTGGGTCTGCTCATGGCGCACTGCCGCGGCGTTCAGGGTTTTCTGCACTGCTCGTCGGGGGCCGTGTATGACCCGCCGGGCGACGAACCCCGCACCGAAAGCGCCGCCTTGGGCGACAACCACAAGCCGTTGTTCCCCACGTACTCCATTTCCAAGATCGCCGGCGAGGTCGTGGCGCGGACGATGGCGCGCGCCCTGGGCGTGCCCACGACCATCGCGCGCCTCAACGTCCCGTACGGCGACAATGGTGGCTGGCCGTTCTACCACATGGAGATGATCCTGGCCGGCATCCCGATCCCGGTGCCACCGGGCGGGCCGGCGAACTACAGCCCGATCCACGAGGACGACATCATCGCGACGCTCCCCAAACTGCTTGAGGTGGCGTCGATCCCGGCGACCACACTCAACTGGTGTGGCCACCAGACCGTCAGCCTGCAGCAGTGGTGCGACTACCTCGGCTCGCTGGTGGGCAAGCAGCCCGTCTTTGAGGAGAGCGATCAGGCGTTGCGCGGCAATCCCACCGATGCCAGCCGGATGCACGAGCTCGTCGGCCAGACGACGGTCGACTGGCACGACGGGCTGCGCCGGATGGCGGCCAAGTTTCACCCGGAGCTGGTCAGCTCCTAAGCAGCAGCGGTTAGGGCGATCCGTCCGTTCCGCGGGTACCGATGAGGCCGGGCGCGCCACCGGTGCCGCCAGTGCCGCCGTTGACGCCGTTTCCGCCGTTGCCGCCGAAGCCAATGATCGACGGGGTGGAGCTGCCGCTCATGGTCACCGTGGCGTTGCCGCCATTGCCGCCGTCGGCGGCATTCGTGCCGCCGCCGGCGGTGCCACCGTCACCGGCTTGGCCGATGCCGGCGAGGACATCGCCGCCGGCGCCGCCGTTGCCACCGGTGCCGCCGGTGCCCGTTGCGGCACCCCCGTGCCCGCCGGCACCGCCGATGGCGGCGCCGAACGTGGCGCCCTCACCGCCCGCGCCGCCATCGCCGCCGAAGCCCCCGACGCCATTGGCGTGACCGCCCGCGCCGCCGGCCCCGCCGCCGGCGATGCCCGAGAGAGTGGTGCCCAAACCGGCGTTGCCGCCGTCGCCGCCGAATCCGAACGCGCCGTCGGCGGCACCGCCGACGCCGCCGTTGCCGCCTTGGGCGGTTCCGGCCCCGATCAGGGCGACGCTGGCGGCATCGCCGCCGACGCCGCCGTTGCCCCCGGTGCCGGCGGCGCCGTCGGCGGCACCACCGGCACCGCCGGAGCCACCATTAACCAGGTCGAATCCGAGGAACGCGCGGCCGGCAGCGATGCCACCGTCTCCGCCGTTGCCGCCGGTGCCTATGCCGCTCTCGGCGCCACCGGCGCCGCCGTTGCCGCCTTGGGCGAGGCCGAGTCCGGCGAGGAAGCCGCCACTGCCGCTGCCGCCGTTACCGCCATTACCCCCGGTGCCATCGATGCCAATGTCGGCGCCCCCGGCGCCGCCGGCGCCGCCAAAGCCGCCTACCAGACCGATTGCATTGCCGCCGTGACCGCCGTTGCCGCCGGTGCCGCTGATGAGCGGGCCGCCGGCCTGGCCGCCGGCGCCGCCGGCACCGCCGGCGCCCAAGATGTAGCTACCCGTGCCGCCCGCACCACCGGTGCCACCGGTCCCGATGGTGGCGGCTCCGCCAACCCCACCGTTGCCTCCGTGGCCCCACAGGAGCCCGGCGTTGCCGCCGGCCCCACCGGTGCCGCCGGTCCCCACGGTGGTGGCGCCACCGCTGCCGCCGTTACCACCCTTTCCGTAAAGGAAGCCGCCCGACCCGCCGGCACCGCCGGCCGCGCCGGGGTTGGTGCTGTTGCCGCCATTGCCGCCGACGCCAAAGATCCAGCCGCCGTTCCCGCCGTTCGTCCCGACCCCGTTTACCGTCGTCCCGTTCGCTCCGTTACCGATCACGGGGCGACCGGTCAGCAACTCAACCGGCGAAAACAACGTCAGCCGCTGGGCGACGTCCACCAGCGCCTGTAGCGGCCCGACGTTGGCCGCCTCCGCGGCCACATACGCACTCGTCGATCCCTGGAGGGCCTGCACGAACTGCGAGTGAAACGTCGCTGCCTGCGCACTCAGCCCCTGGAAGTGCAGGCCGTGGCTGGAAAACAGCGCAGCGATGGCCGCTGACACCTCATCGGCGGCCGCCGGCGCGATCCCGATCGTCGTGGGCAGCGTCGCCGACGTGGAGTCCGTTATCGCCTCCCCGATCCCGTTCAGGTCTGCTGCCGCCGCGGCCAGGGCTTCGGGTGCTGCAATCAGAAAAGACGACAATTCGCGCTCCGATCATCTCCGGGGTTAAGACGAACAAGAACATTCAAGATAGCGACCGAAACTGTGTTTAAGCCCTAACTGCGCTGTAAATTTCGGCATCGATTTGCGGTTCTCTCTTCGACGAACCCCAGACTGTCGGCGCGCAACCCGTGGTCAAGACCATCGAGGCCGATACGCTGGTCTACTTCTTTCGCGGTTTGCTAACCATGTTGGGCTGTCACGCCCGCTAATGGCGTTGAATTCATTTAAATAGACCCGCGTGAATTCGCTACCAGACGCGAACGTAGTCGACAAGCATCTGCGCCGGATAGCTGCCGGGTCCGGGGTCACCGCCGCCGGAACCGGCGACCGCGAGATTGAGGACCGGATACATGGCGTAGCCGGGATTGTTGAACGGCCAGTCCGGCAGTGAGTTCGCGGCAACGCTGAAGTAGGGCTGAGCGCCGTCGGAGTAGTCCTGCCAGAACCGGATTCCGGCCTCGTCCCATTGGCATCGCCACGTGTGCCATCCGCTGTCGACCGCGATGTTGTGGGTCTTCCATTCCGAACCGTTCGACTTCGCATGGACTGTGGTGGCCGACGGCCAGCTCCCGTTGCCGTACCACTCGAGGATGTCGATTTCGCCACCGGGATCGTCGTTGCCCAGCCACCAGGCGGGCCAGGCGCCGGCGGTCAGGCAGTCGAGTTTGATTCGGGCTTCCCAGTTGTGGCCGACGCCCCCGCGCCAGTTGCTGGTCAACCTGCCGCTGTAGAAGGTAGGACCATCCTTGGCGGCGCGGATGACAAGGTTGGACTTGCCATCCAGAAAGACGTTTTGGCGGTCGTCGCGGTATTGCCCGACATGCTCGGGCAGCTCCCAATACGTCGGATCTTTCATCGGCTCGCGGGCGCGGGCCACGTGCCACTTCCCGCCGTCGGGCGCCGAGCCGGCCGGGCCGTCGAACTCGTCCTGGAAAATGTAGGCAACTTGGCCCGACGGTGCTGCGGGTCGAGGCGGGCTGGCGCCCGCCTCGGGGACGGCGATCGCGGCTGCCACCGCCCCGACACCCGTCATCAACATCATGCTGCGACGATCGACCTCTGGCATTAGCAAGCGACAATAGCAGCCCCTACTCGTCGGCGATGAGCCCCTGCACCTGCTGGGAGTAGATGACTTTGCCGCCGCCCGCCCAATTGCCTTCCGGTATCTCGTGAATCAACGTCCAGACGTGGTAGGCGCGTGCGCCCGACGGGTCGATGCCCGCCGCCGCGCAGATGGCCGCGTGCACTTCGGCGACGAGGTGTTCCTTGCGCTCTTTGTTGAGCGCTCCTTCGAATACCGTCATGTCGGCCCGGAATCGCGGTTGCCCGGGTTGGCGGCCGCCGGCCAGCTGCTCGGCGGGATCCAGCGCGTGCAGGTAGACCAACGTGTTGTCGCGCATGAATGCGGTGTCGGGGACGCGTTCGGCGCGCAGCAGTGCCGTCACCAGTTGGTCGGTCAGCGTGCCGAGGGCCGCGTCGGATAACGAGCCACGCACGAACGTCAAATCGATCATCGGCATTGGGGGATCACAGCTTTCTCAATCCTCGGAACACGTTGAGGCTCCTCTGCCTGCGGCTAGCCGATCGGCTACCCTGCGACCATAGCCGACGGTGATTCGTTCATCAATGCTTTTGGCCTGGCCGGGGTTACCAGTAGCGCATGGCTTGCCGAAATAGTTCTGCCAGAACGGGTTTCGTCATCTCGCGGGGCGCGTTTTGCAAGAGCCGCTGTTGCGGGTGTGCCCCCTGCGTCAGCGCCGTCACGTCGTCGTCGGTGTAGCCCACAGCGCTGAGGCCGTTCGGCATGCCGACCGCGCGCATGATGCGGATGAGTTCGTCGCCGAGCACCTCGCCGGCGTCTTCGGCCATGGCGCCTTGCGTGTCGGCGCCGAGCAGCCGCGCACCCTCCAGATGCCGCTCGGGACTCGCCTCCGCCGTGAATCGAAACACCGAGGGCGCGTTGACGATAACGGCCATCCCGTGCGGCACCAGCGGTTCGTCGGGCGGGTAGCCGGACGGGCGGAATTCTCGGACCAACCCGGCCACCGCGTAGGCCATGCCGTGGGGGGCGTGCACGCCCGCGTTGCCGAAGGCGATGCCGGCAAGCGTTGCGGCCCACATCATTTGCTCGCGGGCCTCGGTGTCGGCGGCGTCGTTGACCGCGCGCTCCAAGTACGTGCCCAACAGGCGCAGCGCTTCTCGACAGCCCAGATCACTCCACGGGTTGGCACCCTGACTCATGGGCCGCAGGCTCGGGCGTTCGGGAGCCGAGCGGAACACGTACGGCTTGGCGGTGTAGGACTCCAACGCGTGTGACAGCACGTCGAGGCCCGCCGAGGCCACGACCTCCGGCGGCAGGCTCACGGTGCAGTCGGGGTCGACGAGCGCCTCTGTGGGGCGCAGTGCGGGCGAGGCGATGCCCGTCTTCGCCTTGAGTGACAACAGGTCGAAGATCGTGATCCCGGTGACCTCGCTGCCGGTTCCCGCCGTCGTCGGGCATGCGATGTGCGGCCTGAGCGGGCCCGGGACGGGTTTGCCTTCGCCGATGGGCTTGTTGACGTAGGCGAGGAAATCGGCGGGATGGGTGGCATACAGGTTGGCGGCCTTGCAGGTGTCGATGACCGAACCGCCGCCCAGCGACACGTAGCCGTCGGGGTTCGCGTCTTGCGCGAAGCGGGCCGCATCCCGGAAGGACGCAGCGGTGGGTTCGACGTGGGCATCGGTGTAGGTGATCACGTCCAGTCCCGCCGCGACCAGCGCACCGTGCGTGGTGGCGAACACAGGTAGCCGCGACACGGTGGCATCGGAGAACAGCGCGACCCGTCGCAGCCCGAGCGCGCGGGCCCGATCGCCCACCTCGGTCAGGCAGCCGCGCCCGAAGGTGACGCGGGACGCATCGACGGTGAAGGCACCGTCGCAGCCCTCGGCCGGGATGGGAAATTCGCAGCACGCCATCGCGTCCTCCTGAGCCGGTCGCAGGGCAATCTATCGCACTCGCCTCATGGCCGTCTGACCAGCCAGCAGGCGTGGCACATGGTGGGTGTGACGCGCTGATCGGAATCAACGACGATCCGAGCGAAATCTGTCCATGTGGGAGCTGTCCCGCGACACGGCAAGCACGGCAGCGAGATTGGGCGTCGCGGATGGCACCACCGGCAGCGGAATTGCCCAAACAGCCGATGAGTTCTCGCAGATCTTCGACGGGCGCCTGGTCTACACCGGCGCGACGTAGAGATGAAATAGTTCCGAACCCGGGCGGGTTCGGAACTATTCGGCTTCTCAGCGACGGGTCATGATCCGCTGCGATAGCGGGTCAGCAGCGCGATCGACGCGATCGCCGCGACGGTACCGACCACGCCCCACAGCACAAACTGGAACACCAGCGAGCCCAGGAACAAGCCGAACGTGGCCGCGATGTAGAGCAGCCAGATCAGCCGGAAGAAGCTCCAGGCCGCGAGCAGCCCGGTGCTGATCCCGATCATCAGGCTGCGTTGACGATCGATGCGGTTGACGTGTTCTTGGATGCTGGTGGGCAGGAGTTGCATGTGAGGTTTCCTTTCGGTGATGCGCGGCCCCAATGGCTTTGCAATTACCGGAAGTACAGACCGTCGCGGGGGCTACCGATCCCAACAAACTCCGTGCGCGCGGTCGCCTGTCACGTCACGCTGGCGTGACGCTCGACGGGTCGTCGACGGGTTGGTTCATCGCCGCCTGGAATTGCCGGTACCGCTCTGCGCGGCCCGGACGGCCGCGCGCGACCAGCCACCCAGCACCAAGGGCGACGAACCACAGCGGGAACCAGGCGAGCGCGATCGCGGTTTCGTGGTCGGTCAGCAGCGTCCAGATGACGAACACGAAGAAGCCGAGGACGAGCCAACAGCTCGCGATTCCACCGGGCATCTTGTACCTGGAGCCGGCGCGACGGTCCGCGTGGCGGCGTGCGTAGACGAAGTAGCTGAGGATGATCATCGTCCAGACGAACAGGAACAGCAGCGACGCGACGGTCGTGACCAAGGTGAAAACGTCGATCACTGAACCGCCGGCGTACAGCAGCGGAACCGAAGTCAGCAACAGCGGCGCCGTGGCGAGCAGCGCCGGTGCCGGCACAGCGCCGCGGTTGAGCCGACGGAAGATTGATGGCGCGCTGCCCTCGTCGGCGAGCCCGAAAAGCATGCGCCCGGTGGAAAACAGGCCCGAGTTGGCCGAGGACGCGGCGGAGGTGATGACGACGAAGTTGACCATCGCCGCCGCAGCGCCAAATCCGGCCAGGGAGAACATCATTACGAAGGGTGACTCGCCGCTGGAAAACCGCCGCCACGGGATGACGACGAGGATCGCCAGCAGCGCGGCGATGTAGAAGATCGCGACGCGCACCGGGACGGCATTGATGGCGCGGGGGAGGGTGCGGCGCGGGTTGGCGGTCTCGGCCGCGGCGGTGCCGACGAGCTCGACGCCGACGAACGCGAAGAACGCGATCTGGAAGCCACTGACCACGCCCATGAATCCGGTAGCGAAGAATCCGCCGTCGTTCCAAAGGTTTTCGATCGTCGCGCGGTCACCGTGCGGGGAAACGAAGTGAGTGGCCACCAGGATCGCACCGACGACGATGAGGCAGAAGATCGCGGCGAGTTTGATCAAGGCGAACCAGAACTCGATCTCTCCGAAGTTGGCGACCCTGAACAGGTTGAACAGCAGAACCAAACCGACCGTGACCACGGCCGGCAGCCATGCCGGCACGTCGGGCCACCAGAACTTCGAGTAGCCGGTGATCGCGATGATTTCGGCGACACCGGTGACCACCCAGGCAAACCAGTAGGACCACCCGACGAAGAACCCCGCGGCCGGTCCCAACAGGTCGGCCGCGAAGTCGACGAACGACTTGTAGTTGAGGTTGGACAGCAGCAGCTCGCCCATCGCGCGCAGCACGAAGAACACGAAAAAGCCGATGATTCCGTACACCACCAGCACGGCCGGGCCGGCATGGGAGATCGTTCGCCCCGAGCCCATGAACAAACCGGTGCCGATCGCACCTCCGATGGCGATCAGCTGGATCTGGCGATTGGATAGGCCGCGGCGGAGATGGGACGAATCGTCGGGGGCGGCGACCTCGTTCAGCATGGCGATGACAATAGGGGGCGACGGCCTGCGCCGCTTGCTGATCGGTCAAACTGTGAGCAGGCGATACAGCCCGATCAGACCGACCACCACGATCGTCGCGCGCAGGGCGTTCGGAGACAGCCGGCGCCCGTAGCGAGCACCCACAAATCCTCCGACCAGCGAACCCGCCGCGATCAGGCCGGCCGCCGGCCAGCTGATCCGGTCAAACGCGACCAACGTATAGCCCACTGCGGCAACCAGATTCACCAGCAGCGCCAGCAAGTTCTTGGCCGCGTTCATGCGTTGCACGGACTCGGGCAGGAGCGCCCCCATCACGCCGACCAGCAGGATGCCCTGCGCGGCGGTGAAGTACCCGCCGTAGACCCCGACGGCAAACGTGCCGACCACCAGCGCGGTCATCCGCGCCGGCGTGATGTGCTCGGCGGAGCGGCCCGCCTCCTCGGCGCGCCGCCGCGCCCACGCCTGGATCCGAGGCCCGAGCACGACGAGGGCCAAAGCCAGCACCAACAACACGGGAACCACCTGCGCGAACACCTTCTCGGGAAGATGCAGAAGCAGGAAAGCGCCCAATGCGGCCCCCGTCAGTGACGCCGGGATCTGCCAGCGCAACCGATCCCATTGGCCGGATAGCTCGGCACGATAACCCCAGGTGCCCGACGCGCTGCCGGCCACCAGCCCGACCGCGTTCGACATGGTGGACGTGACCGGCGCGAAGCCGAGCGCGACCAGCGTCGGGAAGGTGATCAGGGTTCCGGATCCGACGAGCGCGTTGATCGCGCCGGCGGCCAGGCTGGCCAAGACGATCAGGACGATGTGGGAGACCGGCACTGGGCAACCGTAGTCGGGCCAGGTGTTGGCTCGCTTTGTTGGCTAGGTGTGTCTGCCCTGTGACCTCACCGCGACGACGACACGAGACGCTCGTCGACATGGCGCCGATCGTGGTTATCTGTGTAGCGCTGACGGCGCTGTGCATCGGCTACCACTTGGGGCGCCGCGCGGGCTCGATGCCTGTCCCCTGGAAGAAGCGAACATCGCGGGTGGCGCTGGCGCGGGCCGCGCTGAATCTGGTCCTGTTGGTAAGTGCTCGCCGCGTCCAACGGAACTATCTGATCCGGGCGCTGAAATTTGTCGAGCGCTAAGCTGCCAGCGTAATCCCTTGCGCCACTTTGGTTTCTGTAGCCACAATCGGGCGATTCTTGTCGGTGGTCCTTCGTAGATTCGGGGCATGGGTTGCAGCAGCCGCGAGGAGATCGTCGAGGTGCTCGACGCGCTCGATGGTGTGCTGGACCGGTTGTGCGCGTTGAGTTTCGACGCACTGACCACCCCGGAACGGCTGCGGATCCTGCAACGCCTCGAACGCGGCATGCGCCGCCAACGCACACCCCAGCACGCGCTGATCAACCAACTCGACGCCCAAGCCCGCCCCGAAGAGCTCGGCGGCACACTGTGCGGCGCGCTGGCCGACCGGCTGCGCATCACCAAACCCGAAGCCAGCCGCCGCATCGCCGAAGCCGAAGACCTCGGGCCACGGCGCGCGCTGACCGGAGAACCGTTGGCGCCGCTGCTCACCCACACCGCCGCCGCCCAACACGACGGCCTCATCGGCGACGCCCACGTGCGCGTCATCCGCGACTTCTTCGCCCACCTACCCGCCGTCGTCGATGTGGCACCCGCGCCGCCGTCGAACTCGTCCTGGCCGACAAGGCCACCGAGTACCGCCCCGACCAACTCCGCGAACAAGCCCGCCAACTCATGGACTGGCTACACCCCGACGGCGACTATTCCGACGAGGAACGCGCCCGCAAACGCGGCATCATCCTGGGCAAGCCCGACTACGACAAAATGTCACGCATCAGCGGGCTGATCACCCCCGAGCTGCGCGCCTTCCTCGAGCCCGTGCTCGCCAAACTCGCCGCCCCCGGCACCTGCAACCCCGACGACGACACCCCCGTCGTCCACGAGCAACCTGACGAGGACGCGGTACGCCGCGATCACCGCTCCAGCGCCCAACGCAACCACGACGCCCTACTGGCCGGCCTGCGCGCCCTGATCGCCTCCGGCGAACTCGGCCAGCACAACGGGCTGCCGGTATCAATCATCGTGACCACCACCCTCAAAGAGCTCGAAGCCGGCGCGGGCAAGGCCCGCACCGGCGGCGGCGCCCTGCTGCCCATGTCCGATGTGATCCGCCTGGCCAGCCACGCCCACCACTACCTAGCCATCTTCGATGGCACCAAGCCCTTAGCACTGCATCACGGGAAACGCTTCGCCTCCCCCGCGCAGCGGATCATGCTGTGCGCCAAAGACCGCGGCTGCACCCGCCCCGGCTGCGACGCGCCGGCCTACCACAGCCAAGCCCACCACGTCAGCGGCTGGACCACCACCCACCGCACCGACATCGAAGACCTCACCCTAGCCTGCGGACCCGACAACCGACTCGCCGAGAAAGGCTGGACCACCCGCAAAAACGCTCACGGCGACACCGAATGGATCCCACCCCCACACCTCGACTACGGCCAACCCCGCACCAACACCTACCACCACCCCGAAAAACTCCTAAACCCCGACGACGACGAACCCGATTGACGCTGGGTGCTATAACGCAACGTATGGCAAGCACTGGACACATCAGCCACGTTTCCGACACGGCGCGATGGACGGCGAGGTATCGCGCCACCGAAACAGCACGTCCGGATGCGTTGTTCAGGGACCCGCTCGCCGAGCGCCTCGCCGGTGAACGAGGTCGGGCCATCGCCGCCAGGGCCCCGCGCACGAACCGCGATGGTTGGTGGCTCGTCGCGCGCACCAAGATCATCGACGACGCCATCGCGCGCTCGATCGCCGAAGGCTGCGATCGGGTGTTGAACCTAGCCGCCGGGCTGGACACGCGGCCGTACCGGATGGACCTGGCGCCCAATTTCACCTGGGTTGAGGCCGATCTGCCGGAGCTGCTCAAGGAGAAAACCGAGCTGCTGGCCGACCAGACGCCGCGCTGCAAACTGACCCGCACGGCCGTCGACCTGGCCGATGCACGTGCGCGCGACGACTTCCTCAACGAGGCACTCGCAGGTGCCACGAAAGCGCTGGTGCTCACCGAAGGCCTGTCGATGTATCTGGAAGCCGGTGACATCGCCGCGCTTTCGCAGGCGTTCACCCGACCGGAGATCAACTGGTGGATGGTCGACTTCGCCTTTCCGAGCCTGAAGAAGACGATCAATAGGGACATGGCCGACCTGGGACAAAACGCCCCCTTCAAATTCGCGCCCGAGAACGGGTTGGCCTACTTCGAAGACCTTGGTTGGCGCGTCGTGCAGGCCGAATCGCAGTTGGTGTCGGCCTACCGGTTGCATCGCCTCCCGTGGTTCATGCACCCGCTTGCCTGGCTGCCGCATCCGGATCTGCGGAATCCGGGTCGCGCGCGGTCGGCAGCGACTGCTCTGCTCACTCGACAAGCCGGCTGATCGCCGCCCTGCTGACTCGCGATAGGTTCGTCTGATGAGCCGTGTCGAAGCAAGTTCCACCGAGCGCCTGTTCGCGCTCGCCGAACAGGTACCGGGTTTCATGCCGGCCGACGAGGGACGCGCGCTGCATGACGCGGCGCTGCGATACCTCGACGGCGGCCTTGCCGTCGAAATCGGCACCTACTGCGGCAAATCCACCCTGTTGCTCGGCGCGGCGGCACAGCAGACCTCCAGCGTGCTGTACACGATCGACCACCATCACGGCTCCGAGGAACACCAGCCCGGCTGGGAGTATCACGACGCGTCGCTGGTCGACGAGGTCACCGGCCTGTTCGACACGCTGCCCACGTTCCGCCGCACCCTGGACGCGGCGGGATTGGACGATCATGTCGTCACCATCGTGGGCAAGTCGCCGATCGTGGCCAAGGGTTGGCGGTCACCCTTGCAGTTGTTGTTCATCGACGGCGGTCACAGCGAAGACGCTGCCAATCAGGACTTCGACGGCTGGGCGAAGTGGGTCGCGGTGGGTGGGGCGTTGCTCATTCACGACGTGTTTCCCGATCCCAAATACGGCGGCCGTCCGCCGTATTTGATCTATTGCCGCGCAATCGATTCCGGTGAGTTCCGGGAAGTCTCGGCCACCGGCTCGCTGCGGGTGCTCGAGCGAATCAGCGCCCGGTAGCCACGCATTCGCAATCGAAGTCGGTCTGCAGGCCCATCGGCAGGCCCTCGCCCCGGAAGATCCCCGCGCCCGCGGTGGTGTTCGACAACGCGTCGGCCGCCAGGATCATCGCCGCCCCGGTCCAGGTCGTGCGTTCCTCGGGCCAGCGTTTGCCGTCGGCGAACACCAACCCCGTCCAATACGAGCCGTCGTCTTCGCGCAGGTGCTGCATCGCGGC is from Mycobacterium conspicuum and encodes:
- a CDS encoding hydroxyacid-oxoacid transhydrogenase gives rise to the protein MACCEFPIPAEGCDGAFTVDASRVTFGRGCLTEVGDRARALGLRRVALFSDATVSRLPVFATTHGALVAAGLDVITYTDAHVEPTAASFRDAARFAQDANPDGYVSLGGGSVIDTCKAANLYATHPADFLAYVNKPIGEGKPVPGPLRPHIACPTTAGTGSEVTGITIFDLLSLKAKTGIASPALRPTEALVDPDCTVSLPPEVVASAGLDVLSHALESYTAKPYVFRSAPERPSLRPMSQGANPWSDLGCREALRLLGTYLERAVNDAADTEAREQMMWAATLAGIAFGNAGVHAPHGMAYAVAGLVREFRPSGYPPDEPLVPHGMAVIVNAPSVFRFTAEASPERHLEGARLLGADTQGAMAEDAGEVLGDELIRIMRAVGMPNGLSAVGYTDDDVTALTQGAHPQQRLLQNAPREMTKPVLAELFRQAMRYW
- a CDS encoding cation diffusion facilitator family transporter; this translates as MHADSCRTPVQQGGPRAHSHGLRGAIKEIVTPHSHDAADRVDDALESSAAGIRAVKISLLVLGLTSIAQIAVVVATGSVALAADTIHNFSDALTAVPLWIAFALGTKAATRRYTYGLGRAEDLAGLFVIAMIALSAIVAGYEAIMRLTNPEPVAHVGWVALAGLIGFVGNEWVAVYRIRVGRRIGSAALIADGVHARTDGLTSLAVVLAAGGVALGFPLADPIIGLVITAAILAVLRTAVRDVFRRLLDGVDPTMVDAAEQALAAQPGVQAVRSVRMRWIGHRLHADAELDVDPALNLVQAHRIAHTAEHELTHVVPKLTTALIHAYPAEHDLAATGGSA
- a CDS encoding tautomerase family protein, with protein sequence MPMIDLTFVRGSLSDAALGTLTDQLVTALLRAERVPDTAFMRDNTLVYLHALDPAEQLAGGRQPGQPRFRADMTVFEGALNKERKEHLVAEVHAAICAAAGIDPSGARAYHVWTLIHEIPEGNWAGGGKVIYSQQVQGLIADE
- a CDS encoding glycoside hydrolase family 16 protein produces the protein MPEVDRRSMMLMTGVGAVAAAIAVPEAGASPPRPAAPSGQVAYIFQDEFDGPAGSAPDGGKWHVARAREPMKDPTYWELPEHVGQYRDDRQNVFLDGKSNLVIRAAKDGPTFYSGRLTSNWRGGVGHNWEARIKLDCLTAGAWPAWWLGNDDPGGEIDILEWYGNGSWPSATTVHAKSNGSEWKTHNIAVDSGWHTWRCQWDEAGIRFWQDYSDGAQPYFSVAANSLPDWPFNNPGYAMYPVLNLAVAGSGGGDPGPGSYPAQMLVDYVRVW
- a CDS encoding PE family protein produces the protein MSSFLIAAPEALAAAAADLNGIGEAITDSTSATLPTTIGIAPAAADEVSAAIAALFSSHGLHFQGLSAQAATFHSQFVQALQGSTSAYVAAEAANVGPLQALVDVAQRLTLFSPVELLTGRPVIGNGANGTTVNGVGTNGGNGGWIFGVGGNGGNSTNPGAAGGAGGSGGFLYGKGGNGGSGGATTVGTGGTGGAGGNAGLLWGHGGNGGVGGAATIGTGGTGGAGGTGSYILGAGGAGGAGGQAGGPLISGTGGNGGHGGNAIGLVGGFGGAGGAGGADIGIDGTGGNGGNGGSGSGGFLAGLGLAQGGNGGAGGAESGIGTGGNGGDGGIAAGRAFLGFDLVNGGSGGAGGAADGAAGTGGNGGVGGDAASVALIGAGTAQGGNGGVGGAADGAFGFGGDGGNAGLGTTLSGIAGGGAGGAGGHANGVGGFGGDGGAGGEGATFGAAIGGAGGHGGAATGTGGTGGNGGAGGDVLAGIGQAGDGGTAGGGTNAADGGNGGNATVTMSGSSTPSIIGFGGNGGNGVNGGTGGTGGAPGLIGTRGTDGSP
- a CDS encoding NAD-dependent epimerase/dehydratase family protein; translated protein: MRGSKILITGPTGQVATPIAKALAAENEVWGIARFTNPAVREDLEKAGVRCQTVNLAAGDFTEIPSDFDYVLNLAVAKSGSWDKDLGANAESVGLLMAHCRGVQGFLHCSSGAVYDPPGDEPRTESAALGDNHKPLFPTYSISKIAGEVVARTMARALGVPTTIARLNVPYGDNGGWPFYHMEMILAGIPIPVPPGGPANYSPIHEDDIIATLPKLLEVASIPATTLNWCGHQTVSLQQWCDYLGSLVGKQPVFEESDQALRGNPTDASRMHELVGQTTVDWHDGLRRMAAKFHPELVSS